The Microcebus murinus isolate Inina chromosome 4, M.murinus_Inina_mat1.0, whole genome shotgun sequence genome has a segment encoding these proteins:
- the LOC105861247 gene encoding olfactory receptor 5G9-like yields the protein MADENYTRITEFIFIGLKCHPQLQVFLFLLFLLFYLITVTGNLAMIVLIHMDSRLHTPMYFFLSHLSFVDICFSSVVGPKMLTDFFAERKAISFLGCALQQWFSGFFVATECLLLASMAYDRYVAICNPLLYSVAMSQRLCIQLVVGPYAAGFLNTMTHTTAAFRLPFCHSNIINHFFCDMSPLLSLICADIWINKLLVFIVAGALLAVSSLTIVVSYFYIVSAILRIRSADGRRKAFSTCSSHLTAVSILYGTLFFIYVRPGAIFSLDLNKVVSVFYTSVIPMLNPLIYSLRNKEVKAAMGRMIAKKKFFMKI from the coding sequence ATGGCTGATGAAAACTATACGAGAATCACAGAATTCATTTTCATAGGCTTAAAGTGCCATCCTCAACTGCAggtcttcctttttctcctatttctaCTCTTTTACCTCATTACAGTGACAGGAAACTTGGCCATGATTGTTCTCATCCACATGGATTCCCGCCTTCACACACCTATGTACTTTTTTCTCAGCCACCTGTCCTTTGTGGACATCTGCTTTTCCTCAGTTGTGGGACCAAAGATGCTCACTGACTTCTTTGCTGAGAGGAAAGCCATCTCTTTCCTGGGCTGTGCCTTGCAGCAGTGGTTCTCTGGGTTCTTTGTAGCCACCGAGTGCCTTCTCTTGGCAtccatggcctatgaccgctatgtggccatctgcaacccGTTACTGTACTCAGTTGCCATGTCCCAGAGACTCTGCATACAGCTGGTGGTTGGACCCTACGCGGCTGGTTTCCTAAACACCATGACTCACACAACAGCTGCTTTTCGACTTCCTTTCTGTCACTCCAATATCATCAATCATTTCTTCTGTGACATgtctccccttctttctctcatATGTGCTGACATATGGATCAACAAATTGTTAGTTTTCATTGTGGCTGGGGCTTTACTAGCCGTCAGTAGCCTGACTATCGTAGTCTCCTATTTTTACATCGTTTCTGCCATCCTGAGGATTCGCTCTGCTGATGGGAGGCGCAAAGCCTTTTCCACCTGCTCTTCCCACCTGACGGCTGTGTCTATCTTGTATGGGACTCTCTTCTTTATCTATGTGCGGCCAGGGGCAATTTTTTCCCTGGACCTCAATAAAGTAGTGTCCGTGTTCTACACATCAGTGATCCCCATGTTGAATCCGCTCATCTACAGCTTGAGAAATAAAGAAGTGAAAGCTGCCATGGGTAGAATGATCGCCAAGAAAAAgtttttcatgaaaatttaa